The Mercurialis annua linkage group LG2, ddMerAnnu1.2, whole genome shotgun sequence genome contains a region encoding:
- the LOC126667791 gene encoding pectinesterase-like codes for MKKLFSSILLISAILGIVAGVPSRTGKSDESAHAIIKSACSSTLNPSQCFSTISVLSAEATSKITSTKDVILLLLNVTEPTVHKTYRKIQTLSYARNYTKREISALQDCMQMLNDTVDEIRKIVKDLEGYPSLKKSVAEHADELKILISAAMTNQVTCLDGFSHDKGDKKVRESFMDDERYVHRLCGNALAMIKQMTDADMANEQKFSSSLSPERKLEEEEWPGWLSAGDRRLLQATNPTPNVVVAADGSGNFRTVSEAVAAAPSRSSSRYIIRIKAGVYRENVDIPSSKTNLMFLGDGRMNTIITASRNVVDGSTTFNSATVAVNADGFLAKEITFQNTAGPSKHQAVAIRVSSDLSAFYRCSMMAYQDTLYVHRLRQFYISCVIVGSVDFIFGNAAVVFQNCDIHARRPNPGQRNMVTAQGREDPNQNTGIVIQKCRIGGTQDLQAVSGSVQSYLGRPWKLYSRTVIMQSDITNIIHPAGWFMWDGTFALDTLTYREYQNTGLGAGTANRVTWKGFKVMTSAAEAQPYTAGNFISGGNWLPGTGFPFSLGL; via the exons atgaagaaactcTTTTCATCTATACTTCTCATTTCCGCCATACTCGGCATTGTCGCCGGTGTTCCCTCAAGAACGGGTAAATCCGACGAATCAGCTCACGCCATTATCAAATCCGCATGCAGCTCTACGCTAAACCCTAGCCAGTGTTTTTCAACAATCTCAGTACTGTCTGCCGAAGCTACGAGCAAGATAACGAGCACGAAGGATGTGATACTACTATTATTGAATGTAACCGAGCCGACAGTTCACAAAACTTATCGTAAAATTCAGACTCTTAGCTATGCAAGAAACTACACAAAACGAGAAATTTCTGCTCTGCAAGACTGTATGCAGATGTTGAATGATACTGTAGATGAGATCAGAAAAATTGTGAAGGATCTTGAGGGTTATCCTTCTTTGAAAAAATCTGTAGCAGAACATGCTGATGAGCTTAAGATACTGATAAGTGCTGCCATGACTAATCAAGTAACTTGTCTTGATGGGTTTTCTCATGATAAAGGAGACAAAAAG GTTCGTGAATCCTTTATGGATGATGAAAGGTATGTCCACCGCCTGTGTGGAAACGCCTTAGCCATGATTAAGCAAATGACAGACGCAGATATGGCCAACGAGCAAAAATTCTCATCGTCATTGTCACCGGAAAGGAAGCTTGAAGAGGAAGAATGGCCGGGATGGTTATCGGCCGGAGACCGTAGGCTACTGCAGGCCACAAATCCGACTCCTAATGTTGTTGTGGCAGCTGATGGAAGTGGAAATTTCCGGACGGTGTCGGAGGCGGTGGCTGCTGCACCGTCAAGGAGCAGCAGTAGATATATTATAAGGATTAAAGCTGGGGTTTATAGAGAGAATGTGGATATACCGTCGAGCAAAACTAACCTAATGTTCTTAGGTGATGGGAGGATGAACACTATCATTACTGCTAGCAGAAATGTGGTTGATGGCAGTACAACTTTCAATTCTGCAACTGTGG CTGTTAATGCGGACGGATTCTTAGCCAAAGAAATAACCTTTCAAAACACAGCTGGACCATCGAAGCATCAAGCTGTAGCAATACGCGTAAGCTCGGATTTATCAGCATTTTACAGATGTTCAATGATGGCTTATCAGGACACACTTTATGTACACAGACTTCGTCAATTCTATATCAGCTGCGTTATTGTTGGTTCCGTAGATTTCATATTTGGAAATGCAGCAGTCGTGTTCCAAAACTGTGATATACATGCCCGTCGTCCCAATCCAGGCCAACGGAACATGGTCACAGCACAAGGACGCGAAGACCCGAATCAGAACACTGGCATAGTTATCCAAAAATGCAGGATCGGTGGAACTCAGGATTTACAAGCGGTGAGCGGCAGTGTTCAAAGTTATTTAGGCAGACCGTGGAAATTGTATTCGAGAACCGTTATAATGCAGTCTGATATAACTAATATTATTCATCCAGCCGGGTGGTTCATGTGGGATGGAACTTTTGCGCTTGATACATTGACTTATAGGGAGTATCAGAACACAGGATTGGGAGCTGGCACAGCAAATCGGGTTACGTGGAAGGGATTCAAAGTGATGACAAGTGCAGCTGAGGCTCAACCATATACTGCTGGTAATTTTATTTCAGGGGGTAATTGGTTACCTGGTACTGGCTTTCCGTTCTCTCTTGGTCTGTAA
- the LOC126667792 gene encoding alpha-aminoadipic semialdehyde synthase-like produces the protein MLGNGVVGILAETSNKWERRSPLTPTNCATLLLDSRNSENGVCRIIIQPSTKRIYHNSLYQQAGCEVSDDLSPCGLILGIKKPKLGTILPDRAYAIFSHTHKAQKENMALLDEILAKRVTLFDYELVDGDQKKRFIAFGKFAGAAAMIDLLGGLGKRYLNLGYSTPFLSMGATYMYTSLTAAKAAVVSVGEEIATNGLPSGICPLVFVFTGAGSGSVAAQEIFKLLPHAFVDPSKLPELLETPPSSSDRIFRVYGCQVTSEDMVEHKDATKEFDKADYYANPEQYKPIFHEKVAPYASVIVNCIYWEKKFPRLLTTRQLRDLASKGCPLTAITDLTCDMEGSIEILNQTTTIDSPFFRYDPANDSYHPDMEGNGLICSVIDNLPTELPKEASQHFGALLSKFVGSLSSTSDITSLPAHLRRACIANGGALTPPYKYIEKLRSSNSV, from the exons ATGTTAGGGAATGGAGTTGTGGGAATTCTTGCAGAAACTTCTAACAAATGGGAAAGAAGATCACCGCTAACCCCGACGAACTGTGCTACACTTCTTCTTGATTCAAGAAACAGCGAAAATGGAGTTTGTCGCATTATAATACAGCCCTCAACCAAGCGAATCTATCATAATTCTCTCTATCAACAAGCTGGTTGTGAAGTTTCCGATGATTTGTCTCCCTGTGGACTTATTTTGGGCATCAAAAAACCTAAG CTGGGAACCATTTTGCCTGACAGAGCTTATGCAATTTTCTCGCACACCCATAAAGCTCAGAAAGAAAATATGGCCCTGTTAGATGAg ATTCTTGCCAAAAGGGTGACCCTTTTTGATTATGAGCTTGTTGATGGAGACCAGAAAAAGAGATTTATTGCATTTGGAAAATTTGCAGGTGCAGCTGCAATGATTGACCTGTTAGGAGGCTTAGGAAAGA GGTATTTAAACCTTGGATATTCTACACCTTTCCTGTCGATGGGTGCGACTTATATGTACACTAGTTTGACAGCAGCTAAGGCTGCTGTAGTTTCTGTAGGTGAAGAAATAGCAACTAATGGACTACCATCAGGAATTTGTCCTCTTGTCTTTGTATTTACCGGCGCCGGAAGTG GTTCTGTTGCTGCACAGGAAATATTCAAGCTCCTTCCTCATGCTTTTGTTGATCCAAGCAAGCTTCCAGAACTACTAGAGACG CCTCCATCTTCATCAGATAGAATCTTCCGAGTTTACGGTTGTCAGGTTACCTCTGAAGACATGGTTGAACACAAAGATGCTACAAAAGAATTTGAcaag GCTGATTATTATGCAAATCCAGAGCAGTATAAACCTATTTTTCATGAGAAAGTAGCCCCATATGCATCTGTTATTG TTAATTGTATTTACTGGGAAAAGAAATTCCCCCGTTTATTAACTACTCGTCAGCTTCGCGATCTTGCAAGTAAAGGATGCCCGCTTACTGCAATTACTGATTTGACTTGTGACATGGAAGGCTCTATAGAGATTCTCAATCAAACCACCACAATAGATTCACCTTTTTTCAG GTATGATCCTGCTAATGATTCATACCATCCTGACATGGAGGGAAATGGATTGATATGTTCAGTTATTGATAATCTTCCAACAGAATTACCAAAAGAG GCATCTCAACATTTTGGAGCATTACTGTCGAAATTTGTCGGAAGTTTATCTTCCACATCAGACATCACAAGCCTACCTGCACACCTGAGGAGAGCTTGCATAGCCAATGGAGGAGCCCTTACTCCTCCgtataaatatattgaaaaacTGAGAAGTTCCAACTCAGTGTAA
- the LOC126668712 gene encoding uncharacterized protein LOC126668712, with protein MHFTMSIVRKKVHMSSKNVKVVSSRMVFDNDGRLISFEGIYQLFGDMWEIEKWVCLKMQLISIVTANLIEDADVKLFFLWINECHLKQNCPSESWSDKAVVKSSLTDHDDLKVVFSLGLLSVLVVGLMLQCSADDAFLCQVLWCHEIRKCLNGRIRDDIEKEVAFQGLCAMEIRSKELHNELCQVLHGYKQSTSCDANGQINAFILIEFLFKQRLEKRIRSKRHHKWGIYQLFGDMWRLENGFA; from the exons ATGCATTTTACTATGTCAATTGTCAGGAAGAAAGTTCACATGTCTTCTAAAAATGTCAAAGTTGTCTCAAGCAGAATGGTATTTGACAATGACGGCCGCCTCATTTCTTTTGAAG GAATCTACCAGTTGTTTGGAGATATGTGGGAGATTGAAAAATGGGTTTGTTTGAAGATGCAGCTAATTTCAATTGTTACAGCTAATCTCATTGAAGATGCAGATGTGAAGCTTTTTTTCCTCTGGATCAACGAATGTCATCTGAAGCAGAACTGCCCTTCCGAGTCTTGGTCAGATAAAGCTGTCGTTAAATCATCCCTTACTGATCATGATGATCTCAAG GTTGTCTTCTCTCTAGGCTTGCTGAGTGTCTTAGTAGTGGGCCTAATGCTGCAATGTTCCGCTGATGATGCTTTCTTGTGCCAAGTTCTATGGTGTCATGAGATCAGAAAATGTTTGAATGGCAGGATTCGTGATGATATTGAAAAGGAGGTTGCTTTCCAAGGCCTATGTGCAATG GAAATAAGGAGCAAGGAGCTACACAATGAACTTTGTCAGGTGTTGCATGGCTATAAACAG TCTACCTCCTGTGATGCTAATGGTCAAATTAATGCATTCATTCTAATTGAATTTCTTTTTAAACAAAGACTTGAAAAAAGAATACGAAGCAAGAGGCACCATAAGTGGG GAATCTACCAGTTGTTTGGAGATATGTGGAGATTGGAAAATGGGTTTGCTTGA
- the LOC126667127 gene encoding uncharacterized protein LOC126667127 isoform X3 — protein MMILKRRMLSKAYAQWKSGVKCYTVNFVKCCMAINRHYKTQFQQMNNRKEEVWQAQRWGRIHNLLLEGGLTYNAISESLAKSTVAFTDGVFELLEFLEARDIHVLIFSAGIIEEVLRLKLHRSFKNVKVVSNRVVFDNDALISFKGPPNIEL, from the exons ATGATGATATTAAAAAGGAGGATGCTTTCCAAGGCCTATGCGCAATG GAAATCAGGAGTAAAGTGCTACACAGTGAACTTTGTCAAGTGTTGCATGGCTATAAACAG ACATTACAAGACTCAATTTCAGCAAATGAATAATAGGAAAGAGGAAGTTTGGCAAGCACAGCG GTGGGGGAGAATCCATAATCTTCTTCTTGAGGGAGGCCTTACATATAATGCAATCAGCGAGTCTCTTGCAAAGTCCACTGTTGCTTTTACTGATGGTGTTTTTGAGCTATTGGAATTTCTTGAG GCGAGAGACATTCATGTTCTCATATTTTCAGCGGGTATCATAGAGGAG GTCCTCAGGCTGAAACTTCACAGGTCTTTTAAAAATGTCAAAGTTGTCTCAAATAGAGTGGTATTTGACAATGACGCCCTCATTTCTTTTAAAG GTCCTCCTAATATTGAGTTGTAA
- the LOC126667127 gene encoding uncharacterized protein LOC126667127 isoform X1, producing MWRISCNHGFMMILKRRMLSKAYAQWKSGVKCYTVNFVKCCMAINRHYKTQFQQMNNRKEEVWQAQRWGRIHNLLLEGGLTYNAISESLAKSTVAFTDGVFELLEFLEARDIHVLIFSAGIIEEVLRLKLHRSFKNVKVVSNRVVFDNDALISFKGPPNIEL from the exons ATGTGGAGAATTTCATGCAATCATG GATTCATGATGATATTAAAAAGGAGGATGCTTTCCAAGGCCTATGCGCAATG GAAATCAGGAGTAAAGTGCTACACAGTGAACTTTGTCAAGTGTTGCATGGCTATAAACAG ACATTACAAGACTCAATTTCAGCAAATGAATAATAGGAAAGAGGAAGTTTGGCAAGCACAGCG GTGGGGGAGAATCCATAATCTTCTTCTTGAGGGAGGCCTTACATATAATGCAATCAGCGAGTCTCTTGCAAAGTCCACTGTTGCTTTTACTGATGGTGTTTTTGAGCTATTGGAATTTCTTGAG GCGAGAGACATTCATGTTCTCATATTTTCAGCGGGTATCATAGAGGAG GTCCTCAGGCTGAAACTTCACAGGTCTTTTAAAAATGTCAAAGTTGTCTCAAATAGAGTGGTATTTGACAATGACGCCCTCATTTCTTTTAAAG GTCCTCCTAATATTGAGTTGTAA
- the LOC126667127 gene encoding uncharacterized protein LOC126667127 isoform X2, which yields MAGFMMILKRRMLSKAYAQWKSGVKCYTVNFVKCCMAINRHYKTQFQQMNNRKEEVWQAQRWGRIHNLLLEGGLTYNAISESLAKSTVAFTDGVFELLEFLEARDIHVLIFSAGIIEEVLRLKLHRSFKNVKVVSNRVVFDNDALISFKGPPNIEL from the exons ATGGCAGGATTCATGATGATATTAAAAAGGAGGATGCTTTCCAAGGCCTATGCGCAATG GAAATCAGGAGTAAAGTGCTACACAGTGAACTTTGTCAAGTGTTGCATGGCTATAAACAG ACATTACAAGACTCAATTTCAGCAAATGAATAATAGGAAAGAGGAAGTTTGGCAAGCACAGCG GTGGGGGAGAATCCATAATCTTCTTCTTGAGGGAGGCCTTACATATAATGCAATCAGCGAGTCTCTTGCAAAGTCCACTGTTGCTTTTACTGATGGTGTTTTTGAGCTATTGGAATTTCTTGAG GCGAGAGACATTCATGTTCTCATATTTTCAGCGGGTATCATAGAGGAG GTCCTCAGGCTGAAACTTCACAGGTCTTTTAAAAATGTCAAAGTTGTCTCAAATAGAGTGGTATTTGACAATGACGCCCTCATTTCTTTTAAAG GTCCTCCTAATATTGAGTTGTAA
- the LOC126667127 gene encoding uncharacterized protein LOC126667127 isoform X4, translated as MRNGVKCYTVNFVKCCMAINRHYKTQFQQMNNRKEEVWQAQRWGRIHNLLLEGGLTYNAISESLAKSTVAFTDGVFELLEFLEARDIHVLIFSAGIIEEVLRLKLHRSFKNVKVVSNRVVFDNDALISFKGPPNIEL; from the exons ATGCGCAATG GAGTAAAGTGCTACACAGTGAACTTTGTCAAGTGTTGCATGGCTATAAACAG ACATTACAAGACTCAATTTCAGCAAATGAATAATAGGAAAGAGGAAGTTTGGCAAGCACAGCG GTGGGGGAGAATCCATAATCTTCTTCTTGAGGGAGGCCTTACATATAATGCAATCAGCGAGTCTCTTGCAAAGTCCACTGTTGCTTTTACTGATGGTGTTTTTGAGCTATTGGAATTTCTTGAG GCGAGAGACATTCATGTTCTCATATTTTCAGCGGGTATCATAGAGGAG GTCCTCAGGCTGAAACTTCACAGGTCTTTTAAAAATGTCAAAGTTGTCTCAAATAGAGTGGTATTTGACAATGACGCCCTCATTTCTTTTAAAG GTCCTCCTAATATTGAGTTGTAA